In Thiospirochaeta perfilievii, a single window of DNA contains:
- a CDS encoding efflux RND transporter periplasmic adaptor subunit, translated as MLKKMILNIIILTVAFSCSKEVDDLSSATWDMDKSDTVVAVESLNLTKGVLYPTVTSSGLISGIKEAYIISETRGIIESVDFEIGEEVDTTEVLVNVDNSIAKLSLEQAKEQFENADLDLVSTEKFYKKGSASLSDLTRARSSANGAKVLYETALKTVEDASIKSPIFGAVAWKDSGVTQGNFLNQGQKIAKIVDLSKIRVEVSLGERQIGLIKLNSKVNIKLVSIKNSQPLIGNVVAIAAGSDASTGSYKVIVEADNSQKDVIRAGMSCSVTIETNDTNALYIVPTDSIVVREGKEYIFVENNGVAEPREIIKGEVVGSRTSIDPKTQLSENETIIISGLNSIKPGIKVNSTIIGSSGEWL; from the coding sequence ATGTTAAAGAAAATGATATTAAATATAATAATCCTTACTGTAGCCTTTTCCTGTTCAAAGGAAGTAGATGATTTATCTTCGGCAACATGGGATATGGATAAAAGTGATACAGTTGTCGCCGTTGAATCTTTAAACCTAACAAAGGGAGTATTATACCCAACTGTTACATCCTCTGGTTTAATTTCAGGTATAAAAGAGGCATATATTATCTCTGAAACCAGGGGTATAATTGAGAGTGTAGATTTTGAAATTGGGGAAGAGGTAGACACAACAGAAGTTCTAGTTAATGTAGATAATTCTATTGCAAAGCTGTCCCTAGAACAGGCTAAGGAGCAGTTTGAAAATGCCGATTTAGACTTAGTAAGTACAGAGAAGTTTTATAAAAAAGGTTCTGCATCCCTTTCGGATTTAACTAGAGCTAGAAGTTCTGCCAATGGAGCAAAAGTTCTCTATGAAACAGCTCTAAAAACAGTAGAGGATGCATCTATAAAATCTCCAATCTTTGGTGCAGTAGCATGGAAGGATAGTGGTGTTACCCAGGGAAACTTTCTTAATCAAGGTCAAAAAATTGCTAAGATTGTAGATCTTTCAAAAATTAGAGTAGAGGTCTCTTTAGGGGAGAGACAGATAGGATTAATTAAACTTAATAGTAAGGTAAATATAAAGCTTGTCTCTATAAAAAATAGTCAACCTCTTATTGGAAATGTTGTTGCAATAGCGGCAGGTAGTGATGCATCAACTGGTAGTTACAAAGTTATTGTAGAGGCAGATAATAGTCAAAAGGATGTAATTAGAGCAGGGATGAGTTGCTCTGTCACAATTGAAACAAACGATACAAATGCTCTTTATATTGTTCCTACAGACTCCATTGTAGTGCGAGAGGGGAAAGAGTATATTTTTGTAGAAAATAATGGAGTAGCTGAACCAAGGGAGATAATAAAGGGTGAGGTGGTTGGAAGTAGAACATCAATTGATCCTAAAACCCAGCTAAGTGAGAATGAAACTATAATTATTAGCGGACTTAATAGTATTAAACCTGGAATTAAGGTTAATTCTACTATAATTGGAAGTAGTGGAGAGTGGTTATGA
- a CDS encoding helix-turn-helix domain-containing protein, protein MESKSSFGERFKTLRKSKKLTQKEVAKELGLGQSAIANYEQGTRFPDEKTLRQITKYFNTSLDYLMNIKTEGTDIKNRVEISSLFTKYKKLILSNKFPEALKLILNAQDSGIDIIEIFNSIFLPLLKHTGELWECSIIDVAKEHLISEELERTIVILTYRSKTKELKNIRCVCATPGGELHRISIRIVSEILKREGYPTWFLGVNTPTKDIIELCKKNSIDFLILSSTMPSSIDSANNIIYGIRLDKSLDNCKIIVGGPAYEKDRRAEKVTRADFVINNLQGIVDTVNNLAN, encoded by the coding sequence ATGGAAAGTAAAAGTAGCTTTGGGGAAAGATTTAAGACCCTAAGAAAGAGTAAAAAGCTTACACAAAAAGAGGTAGCTAAAGAACTAGGCCTAGGTCAATCTGCTATTGCAAACTATGAACAAGGTACTAGATTCCCTGATGAGAAGACTCTAAGGCAGATAACAAAATATTTTAATACATCTTTAGACTATCTAATGAATATTAAAACAGAGGGTACTGATATTAAAAATAGAGTTGAAATAAGTTCCCTGTTTACTAAATATAAAAAACTAATTCTTTCAAATAAATTCCCGGAAGCTCTAAAGCTAATTTTAAATGCCCAAGACAGTGGGATAGATATTATTGAAATTTTTAATAGTATTTTCCTCCCCCTCTTAAAACACACTGGAGAGTTATGGGAGTGCTCCATTATAGATGTGGCCAAAGAGCATTTAATTTCAGAGGAGTTAGAGAGAACAATAGTTATTTTAACTTATAGATCAAAAACAAAAGAGCTAAAAAACATAAGATGTGTTTGTGCGACTCCTGGAGGAGAGTTACACCGAATATCCATAAGAATAGTTTCTGAAATATTAAAGAGAGAGGGATATCCCACATGGTTCTTAGGTGTAAATACTCCAACAAAGGATATAATTGAACTTTGTAAGAAAAATAGTATAGATTTTTTAATACTATCATCAACAATGCCCTCATCTATAGATTCAGCTAATAATATAATCTATGGTATTCGATTAGATAAATCCCTAGATAACTGTAAAATAATAGTTGGAGGTCCAGCTTATGAGAAGGATAGAAGAGCAGAAAAAGTAACTAGGGCAGATTTTGTTATAAATAACCTGCAAGGGATAGTAGATACTGTTAATAATCTAGCTAACTAA